One genomic region from Anomalospiza imberbis isolate Cuckoo-Finch-1a 21T00152 chromosome 28, ASM3175350v1, whole genome shotgun sequence encodes:
- the LOC137463248 gene encoding protein phosphatase 1 regulatory subunit 3C-B-like, with the protein MPVDLAVRLCLSHSPPIRKLLNSYEELRGSRGRKPLRSCLNQKLSAEPEPERRDKGSKCQKKKQVVFADMKGLSLTAVHFFSKIEEDLCDLQHALSDLACFRPRKSPLWEACRYVLDFPQPSANYVAFRNSLHSNFVCLESCLIQGRALSGTVKVRNIEYEKKVMVRITFDGWKSFRDISCQYMHSTYGSADTDIFSFELTLPKPSISHRGAEFCISFQCGQKTHWDNNHGKNYKICHVSPVSCAVKSASRAWEHLGTSGAAALVLSHLQTWRHSDQVPYW; encoded by the coding sequence ATGCCCGTGGACCTGGCCGTGCGGCTCTGCCTGAGCCATTCGCCCCCCATCCGCAAGCTGCTGAACTCCTACGAGGAGCTGCGGGGCAGCCGAGGCCGCAAACCCCTCCGATCCTGTCTCAACCAGAAGCTGAGCGCAGAACCTGAGCCGGAGCGGCGAGACAAGGGCTCCAAGTGCCAGAAGAAGAAGCAGGTTGTGTTTGCTGATATGAAGGGGCTCTCACTGACAGCTGTCCACTTCTTCTCAAAGATTGAGGAGGACCTCTGTGATTTGCAGCATGCCCTGTCAGACCTTGCCTGTTTCCGACCTAGAAAAAGCCCCCTGTGGGAAGCGTGCAGGTACGTACTGGACTTCCCACAGCCCTCTGCAAACTATGTGGCTTTCCGCAACAGTCTGCACAGCAACTTTGTCTGCCTGGAGAGTTGTCTGATCCAGGGCCGTGCTCTGTCAGGGACAGTGAAGGTTAGAAACATCGAGTACGAGAAGAAAGTGATGGTCCGCATCACCTTTGATGGCTGGAAGAGCTTCCGGGACATCTCTTGCCAGTACATGCACAGCACGTACGGCTCAGCTGACACGGACATCTTCTCTTTTGAGCTTACCCTGCCCAAGCCGTCCATTTCCCATAGGGGCGCAGAGTTCTGCATCTCCTTCCAGTGTGGACAAAAGACCCACTGGGACAACAACCATGGGAAGAACTACAAGATCTGCCATGTGAGCCCTGTCTCCTGTGCTGTGAAGAgtgccagcagagcctgggagcATCTTGGCAcctctggggctgctgccctAGTCCTTTCTCACCTGCAGACCTGGCGGCATTCAGACCAGGTTCCTTATTGGTAG
- the GINS4 gene encoding DNA replication complex GINS protein SLD5 has protein sequence MAAAAGGDSDGDSEELVLTPAELIHRLEQAWLNEKFAPELLESKPEIIECVVEQLDHMEANLKRAKRGDLKVSVHHMEIERIRYVLSSYLRCRLVKIEKFFPHILEKEKSRAEGEPSILTPEEFAFAKEYMANTEAYLKNVALKHMPPNLQKVSLLKSVPKPNLDSFVFLRVLERQENILVEPETDEQREYAINLEEGSQHLIRYRTVAPLVASGAVQLI, from the exons atggcggccgcggccggcggcGACTCGGACGGCGACAGCGAGGAGCTGGTGCTCACCCCAGCGGAGCTGATCCACAGGCTGGAGCAG GCCTGGCTGAATGAGAAATTTGCTCCAGAACTGCTGGAGAGTAAGCCTGAAATCATCGAGTGCGTTGTGGAGCAGCTGGACCATATG GAAGCAAATCTGAAACGGGCAAAGAGAGGAGACCTGAAGGTCAGTGTTCATCACATGGAGATCGAGAGGATCCGTTACGTGCTCAGCAGCTACCTGCGGTGTCGACTGGTGAAG ATAGAGAAGTTTTTTCCCCACATCCTGGAGAAGGAGAAGTCTCGAGCTGAAGGGGAGCCCTCCATTTTAACACCAGAGGAGTTCGCTTTTGCTAAAGA GTATATGGCAAACACAGAGGCTTATCTGAAAAATGTGGCCCTAAAACACATGCCACCTAACCTGCAGAAAGTGTCTCTCCTAAAGTCAG TTCCAAAGCCCAACCTGGACTCCTTTGTGTTTCTGAGGGTGCTGGAGCGGCAGGAGAACATCCTAGTGGAGCCAGAGACGGATGAGCAGAG GGAATATGCCATCAACCTGGAGGAGGGCTCGCAGCACCTGATCCGCTACAGAACCGTGGCCCCTCTGGTGGCCTCAGGAGCCGTGCAGCTCATCTAG
- the GOLGA7 gene encoding golgin subfamily A member 7 — MRPQQAPVSGKVFIQRDYSGGTRCQFQSKFPAELENRIDRQQFEETVRTLNNLYAEAEKLGGQSYLEGCLACLTAYTIFLCMETHYEKVLKKIAKFIQEQNEKIYAPQGLLLTDPIERGLRVIEITIYEDRGLTSGR, encoded by the exons ATGAGGCCGCAGCAGGCGCCTGTGTCGGGCAAGGTGTTCATCCAGCGCGACTACAGCGGTGGGACGCGCTGCCAGTTCCAGAGCAAGTTCCCGGCCGAGCTGGAGAACCGG attGACAGACAGCAGTTTGAGGAGACAGTCCGGACACTGAACAACCTCTATGCAGAAGCTGAAAAACTTGGGGGCCAATCTTACCTGGAGGGCTGTCTCGCCTGCCTGACTGCCTACACCATCTTCCTGTGCATGGAGACACACTATGAAAAG gttttaaagaaaattgcTAAGTTCATTCAGGAACAGAATGAGAAGATCTACGCTCCTCAGGGCCTTCTGCTGACAGACCCCATTGAAAGAGGATTAAGAGTT ATTGAAATTACCATTTATGAAGACAGAGGCTTGACCAGTGGAAGATAA